Proteins encoded by one window of Fimbriiglobus ruber:
- a CDS encoding TIGR02996 domain-containing protein, translated as MMTAIASFDELALLEAVRAAPADDLPRLVLADWYEERGGQPERAWFIRAQCEMQRIPGWVVDIGWSGPNLDRQKQLMATAHKLLRDHVWEWLPPLPWVDGDPGATVDPRCGMIRVVERNGDSFWLQFDRGLVRGIDRVTPSRFLPHAREFVRACPGLERIGLAAENLWLFMDGNDKAMGFEMRDGARTIYRGSWPQDFAGWPAVPFANTFQYYQDHAAALLTADLGVTVEVERWGPPGNPGGWDDSIQLGFRIDAITVNELRRFYNMPPIANGNRTMSGRVIDPEPPPVPVRLSPRSGPGSRWAAFRKAIQTLPLDGMSDEEARVLFGTGQNPPGGVIQVDGE; from the coding sequence ATGATGACGGCAATCGCATCGTTTGACGAACTCGCCCTCCTCGAAGCCGTCCGCGCGGCCCCCGCCGACGACCTGCCCCGACTCGTGCTGGCTGACTGGTACGAGGAGAGGGGCGGGCAACCGGAGCGGGCGTGGTTTATCCGGGCACAGTGCGAGATGCAGCGTATCCCCGGGTGGGTGGTCGATATCGGGTGGTCCGGGCCCAATCTAGACCGCCAAAAGCAGCTGATGGCGACTGCCCACAAGTTGCTCCGCGATCACGTCTGGGAGTGGCTGCCACCGCTCCCGTGGGTCGATGGCGACCCCGGTGCCACTGTCGATCCGCGGTGCGGAATGATCCGCGTGGTTGAGCGGAACGGCGACAGTTTCTGGCTCCAATTCGACCGCGGGCTCGTCCGGGGTATCGACCGTGTGACCCCCTCCCGATTCCTCCCCCACGCCCGGGAATTCGTGCGGGCGTGCCCGGGGCTGGAGCGGATCGGGCTGGCGGCCGAGAATCTGTGGCTGTTTATGGACGGCAACGACAAGGCGATGGGGTTCGAGATGCGGGATGGTGCGAGAACCATTTACCGGGGCTCTTGGCCGCAAGATTTTGCTGGATGGCCCGCTGTGCCGTTCGCAAACACCTTCCAATATTATCAGGATCACGCCGCCGCGTTACTGACAGCGGATTTGGGGGTGACGGTGGAGGTCGAGCGGTGGGGGCCACCAGGCAACCCTGGTGGCTGGGACGACAGCATCCAACTCGGATTTCGCATTGACGCCATCACCGTGAACGAGCTGCGGAGGTTTTACAACATGCCTCCGATAGCGAACGGGAACCGCACGATGTCGGGGCGGGTCATCGATCCTGAACCGCCACCAGTTCCTGTTCGACTTTCCCCACGTAGCGGACCCGGGAGCCGTTGGGCGGCGTTCAGGAAAGCGATACAAACCCTCCCCCTTGACGGGATGAGTGACGAAGAAGCCCGGGTCCTATTCGGGACGGGCCAGAACCCGCCGGGCGGTGTGATTCAGGTCGACGGCGAGTGA
- a CDS encoding co-chaperone GroES, with translation MTKTTCAKKCAVTFRPTGDIILITPDEPATKTPGGILIPDRAKGKPKRGVVAAAGPGRITDSGVRCAMDVAVGDRVLFSEHSASEIELDGEDYLVMRAGEVVGIL, from the coding sequence GTGACCAAGACCACCTGTGCCAAGAAATGCGCTGTGACTTTCCGGCCGACCGGCGACATCATCCTCATCACCCCTGATGAACCGGCGACCAAGACCCCAGGCGGTATCCTCATTCCGGACCGCGCCAAGGGCAAGCCCAAACGGGGCGTGGTGGCCGCCGCCGGCCCGGGTCGGATTACGGACAGCGGGGTCCGGTGTGCGATGGATGTCGCCGTGGGGGACCGGGTGCTGTTCAGTGAACACTCGGCGAGCGAGATAGAACTGGACGGGGAGGATTATCTGGTGATGCGGGCGGGGGAAGTGGTCGGCATCCTGTAA
- a CDS encoding site-specific DNA-methyltransferase: MAPIGRATCGAKNGDIQNGNAYQPPVKANPGIIINRTYTAEEVTKILARYEHGDIVDCVVGGGKMGHDAAHDNEAPYPLELVERFVLSCCPPGGTVADCFTGSGTTAHAAIIHGRNFIGCDIRESQVEIARNRLRDVESGWNSYKRVTGAKVEAIATPAAPSLFDEVPTDAQD; this comes from the coding sequence GTGGCTCCTATCGGCCGAGCTACCTGCGGGGCGAAAAACGGGGACATTCAGAACGGCAACGCTTACCAACCACCTGTGAAGGCGAACCCCGGCATCATTATCAATCGCACCTACACGGCCGAAGAGGTCACCAAGATACTCGCCCGCTACGAACACGGCGACATCGTCGACTGCGTTGTCGGCGGCGGCAAAATGGGCCACGACGCGGCCCACGATAACGAAGCTCCCTACCCCTTGGAACTGGTCGAGCGGTTCGTCCTGTCCTGCTGCCCGCCCGGGGGCACGGTCGCCGACTGTTTCACGGGGAGCGGAACAACAGCCCATGCCGCCATTATTCATGGGCGGAATTTCATCGGATGCGACATCCGCGAGAGTCAGGTCGAGATTGCCCGGAACCGACTGCGGGACGTGGAGAGCGGGTGGAATAGTTACAAGCGGGTGACGGGGGCGAAGGTCGAGGCGATTGCGACCCCGGCCGCCCCCTCCCTGTTCGACGAGGTGCCGACCGATGCCCAAGACTAA
- a CDS encoding helix-turn-helix domain-containing protein has product MPSKKGLPVFIRRMMPQIAANIAVARENAGYTQDEVCKLLHLGSNELYRREAGEIQFKVCEILTLCCLYKVPLEKVMENVPRPADEELAGPKYGGRSTMHRYGRHGFNKPPAAEARRI; this is encoded by the coding sequence GTGCCGAGTAAAAAGGGACTCCCGGTGTTCATTCGCCGCATGATGCCCCAGATCGCGGCCAACATCGCGGTCGCCCGCGAGAACGCCGGGTACACGCAGGACGAGGTGTGCAAACTGCTACACCTCGGATCGAACGAGCTTTACCGGAGAGAGGCCGGCGAGATTCAGTTCAAAGTCTGCGAGATCCTTACCCTCTGTTGCTTGTACAAAGTGCCTCTGGAAAAGGTGATGGAGAACGTCCCGCGGCCGGCGGACGAGGAGTTGGCGGGGCCGAAGTACGGGGGCCGGTCGACGATGCACAGGTACGGGCGGCACGGGTTCAACAAGCCGCCGGCGGCGGAGGCTCGCCGCATATGA
- a CDS encoding vWA domain-containing protein: MPRDFTDITMILDRSGSMSSIKEATIAGFNTFVEEQTRVPGEGCWTMIQFDDTASARGAGEEFPLVVFEAKPQTDAPRLSAETFKPRGGTALIDAVCIAIDRTGTRLARMSDADRPDKVVVVIMTDGEENQSRLFTRVQLNERVAHQTTKYGWQFLFLGANQDAIQEAAKYGIAAKGAMSFAADARGTQAAYQATSGLVRSWKLDGNQSAAQLLSSVSSVSPDPAQPAVQVNVNLSKT; the protein is encoded by the coding sequence ATGCCGAGAGATTTCACGGACATCACGATGATCCTGGACCGATCGGGCTCGATGTCGTCCATCAAGGAAGCAACGATCGCCGGGTTCAACACGTTTGTCGAGGAACAGACGCGGGTGCCCGGCGAAGGGTGTTGGACAATGATCCAATTCGATGACACGGCGTCGGCCCGGGGTGCGGGCGAGGAGTTCCCGCTCGTCGTGTTCGAAGCCAAGCCACAGACCGATGCCCCTCGGTTGTCGGCCGAAACGTTCAAACCGCGGGGCGGCACGGCTTTGATCGACGCGGTATGCATCGCCATCGACCGCACCGGCACCCGGCTCGCCCGCATGAGCGATGCGGACCGCCCAGACAAGGTGGTCGTCGTCATCATGACCGACGGCGAAGAAAACCAGTCTCGGCTGTTCACGCGTGTCCAATTGAACGAGCGGGTGGCACACCAGACGACCAAATATGGCTGGCAATTCCTGTTCCTGGGTGCGAACCAAGACGCGATCCAAGAGGCGGCCAAGTACGGCATAGCCGCGAAGGGGGCAATGAGCTTTGCGGCTGACGCTCGGGGCACGCAGGCGGCTTATCAAGCGACGAGTGGCTTGGTCCGGTCGTGGAAGCTGGATGGTAACCAGTCGGCCGCGCAACTGCTATCGTCAGTATCGTCAGTATCGCCAGATCCGGCTCAGCCGGCGGTGCAAGTCAATGTGAATCTGTCGAAGACGTAA
- a CDS encoding phage portal protein: protein MAPTTQSAESSRSRILGLPDPTQRLPQPATNQARSTVLEIRSRDIPGPALSDRLTQASKYKDVQYLCIRALMHAVGSCTVRVEQKRKQRPKGMGTASRVPFKKAFGAPGAKDHEYQPAPDEHKLVRLMQDPNEVETISQFLSSWTLQKQLVGEVIVPWRPSEVGTPADLWIVPAPTTNQIPMGTQYPCGGWYVTNYVTGIVGPFGMGGPWTIDRRDAIWDHEIHPLYQWATWPKMQAGARMIDTIDAIADSWKRSMDNGLSADTIISVPGANQEAVEAALAQVSQRYSGARGNRIIGLAGDEDVKITNLLTPGARDMDYGSGWDRMMGMVCALWLADPTVAGLKPADSYAAFYAKLKQFFTLGLGPVVKDIGEQLTKHLAKRFWEKDHLVVKIDPPQIDDHDIQQARMNAGASSGYIMTNELRGMIDLDPVEGGEVPPSVYVAGLQAKAQAATQPQPAPGQPAAPTPPAPPVVAPDRSNGVPELDAQGEEPLPDTGDPRSLITDEVLQALGIKPGDPFQKGFEDQHPRDDHGEFVDKDEVAAAAKDPKAAAALRAKVTDPGQRKKLDAAIAAHGAQPDSPHVADLKSKLAVADKGIDESMKGWVRKPKEEWGAHGEAHFQKLSDRNDLAEKLQRAQAGHVEPEEGDKPSPSTATPHQAPITKGSLLKQFTGSNGYVDMKAATKHVEDLVRQKSKEGYTVVLHTDDGHKKVVINSDGRDKNGNQWGAGALLWDKSGKEGYEFIPPGAKTDPKIHQDAAAVHERTAKEKSGVSGAEGAVKGHVEAAEKHRVLAGQPAPASQSAAKPTPSAPTPPPRQSSVPVRDNSEAIDAAFHHTPTKKPSPAAPAAPLIAGRGPTPAQPASRTPPPNADATKEFTPAPLPPTVAPLAKHVAPAVASRALPVAQRLTPRHAKILSHKPAVWAASEASKHAGRVAAKLGISESHAHALLSNLIQSLAGQVVQQIKAGGPVSASKGGVTVRAKRVPVPKHGKPAGAANWPPRPSNPAGKGSLPPRMKKGMDADDRPLSSTHVKLPGHLASHITALADSIPDDHLAFDDGREDSPHITTLYGLHTDDPEDVRWAVGGTSRPVKYRLGRVRVFSHPEHDILYAEVHGAGIRRLNRKLRKLLPHTNTRAKYVPHATIAYVQPGLGAEHARRMGTINEEAVTHHLHFSDADGQETPILLSGAAHMQKAIGGMSANLNAVGGTLVPPAAGPKMKAKRRRIRRAALRFVKGLSAADVVTV from the coding sequence ATGGCACCTACTACGCAGTCCGCCGAATCCAGCCGCTCCCGCATTCTCGGGCTGCCCGACCCGACGCAACGACTTCCTCAACCCGCCACGAATCAGGCGCGGTCAACGGTCCTGGAGATTCGTAGCCGCGACATCCCGGGGCCGGCACTCTCTGATCGGCTCACCCAGGCCAGCAAATACAAGGACGTCCAGTACCTCTGTATCCGTGCGTTGATGCACGCGGTCGGGAGCTGCACGGTCCGGGTGGAGCAGAAGCGGAAGCAGCGGCCGAAGGGGATGGGGACGGCCTCGAGGGTGCCGTTCAAGAAGGCGTTTGGGGCGCCGGGGGCGAAGGACCACGAGTACCAGCCGGCCCCGGACGAGCACAAACTCGTCCGGCTGATGCAAGACCCCAACGAAGTCGAGACGATCAGCCAATTTCTCTCGTCGTGGACGCTCCAAAAGCAGCTCGTGGGCGAAGTGATTGTGCCCTGGCGACCGAGCGAGGTTGGTACGCCGGCCGACCTGTGGATCGTGCCTGCCCCGACGACGAATCAGATCCCGATGGGCACCCAGTACCCGTGCGGTGGGTGGTACGTCACGAACTACGTGACGGGGATCGTGGGACCGTTCGGGATGGGTGGTCCGTGGACGATCGACCGGCGCGATGCCATCTGGGACCACGAGATTCACCCGCTGTATCAGTGGGCGACGTGGCCCAAGATGCAAGCCGGGGCGAGGATGATCGACACGATCGACGCGATCGCGGATAGTTGGAAGCGGTCGATGGACAACGGACTGTCGGCTGACACGATTATCAGTGTGCCGGGGGCGAACCAGGAGGCGGTTGAGGCGGCACTGGCTCAGGTCTCGCAGCGGTATAGCGGCGCTCGCGGAAATCGGATTATCGGGCTGGCTGGCGACGAAGATGTGAAGATTACGAACTTACTCACTCCTGGCGCCCGTGACATGGACTACGGGTCCGGGTGGGACCGGATGATGGGCATGGTCTGTGCCCTGTGGCTCGCCGACCCAACCGTGGCGGGGCTGAAGCCCGCGGACAGCTACGCGGCGTTCTACGCAAAACTCAAGCAGTTCTTCACGCTCGGGCTCGGGCCGGTCGTGAAGGACATTGGCGAGCAACTGACCAAGCATCTGGCGAAGCGTTTTTGGGAGAAAGACCATCTCGTCGTAAAAATCGACCCGCCACAGATTGACGACCACGATATCCAGCAGGCTCGAATGAATGCTGGTGCGTCGTCTGGCTATATCATGACGAACGAACTGCGGGGGATGATCGATCTGGACCCCGTGGAAGGAGGGGAGGTCCCCCCGTCGGTGTATGTGGCCGGACTCCAAGCCAAGGCCCAGGCCGCAACCCAGCCACAACCCGCACCCGGGCAACCTGCCGCCCCCACGCCACCGGCCCCGCCCGTTGTGGCCCCCGATCGATCCAACGGTGTCCCCGAGTTGGACGCACAGGGCGAGGAACCTCTCCCCGATACTGGCGACCCCCGCAGTCTCATCACCGATGAGGTGTTGCAGGCGTTGGGGATCAAGCCGGGCGATCCGTTCCAGAAAGGGTTCGAAGACCAGCATCCGCGAGATGATCATGGGGAGTTCGTCGATAAAGACGAAGTAGCAGCAGCGGCCAAAGACCCGAAAGCCGCAGCAGCCCTTCGGGCCAAGGTGACAGACCCAGGCCAACGGAAGAAACTGGACGCGGCGATCGCGGCCCACGGGGCTCAGCCAGACTCGCCGCACGTGGCCGACCTGAAGTCAAAACTGGCCGTAGCCGATAAGGGCATTGACGAGTCAATGAAGGGGTGGGTGCGCAAACCAAAAGAAGAGTGGGGCGCCCACGGTGAGGCACACTTTCAAAAATTGTCCGATCGCAACGACCTTGCGGAGAAGCTGCAACGGGCACAGGCCGGTCATGTGGAGCCAGAGGAAGGTGACAAGCCGTCGCCATCGACTGCTACGCCGCACCAGGCACCGATCACCAAAGGTTCGTTGTTGAAGCAATTCACGGGCAGCAACGGCTACGTCGATATGAAGGCGGCGACGAAGCATGTCGAAGATCTGGTCCGTCAAAAATCGAAGGAGGGCTACACGGTAGTCCTCCACACCGATGACGGGCACAAGAAAGTCGTAATCAACAGCGATGGGCGAGACAAGAACGGCAACCAGTGGGGGGCTGGGGCTCTCCTGTGGGACAAATCGGGGAAAGAAGGGTACGAGTTCATTCCGCCCGGGGCTAAGACCGATCCAAAGATTCACCAAGACGCAGCCGCCGTTCACGAGCGGACGGCTAAAGAGAAGTCCGGTGTGAGCGGGGCCGAAGGGGCGGTCAAGGGCCACGTGGAAGCGGCCGAGAAGCATCGGGTGTTGGCCGGGCAGCCTGCCCCTGCGTCTCAATCCGCTGCCAAGCCGACGCCTTCGGCCCCGACGCCGCCCCCGCGACAATCTTCGGTACCAGTGAGGGATAACTCGGAGGCCATCGACGCCGCGTTCCACCACACACCGACAAAGAAACCGTCGCCAGCCGCACCTGCGGCGCCGCTGATTGCTGGCCGCGGCCCGACGCCTGCGCAACCCGCCAGCCGAACGCCGCCCCCCAACGCCGACGCGACCAAGGAGTTTACGCCAGCCCCGCTCCCGCCGACCGTGGCGCCCTTGGCGAAGCATGTGGCCCCGGCCGTCGCGTCTCGCGCGTTGCCCGTCGCCCAGCGGCTGACCCCGCGGCACGCCAAGATTTTGAGCCACAAGCCGGCGGTCTGGGCGGCGAGCGAGGCGTCGAAGCACGCGGGGCGGGTGGCTGCGAAACTCGGGATCTCCGAGTCGCACGCGCATGCTCTGTTGTCGAATCTGATCCAGAGTTTGGCCGGCCAGGTGGTTCAACAGATCAAGGCCGGCGGTCCGGTTTCGGCGAGCAAGGGTGGCGTAACGGTGCGGGCGAAGCGGGTGCCGGTGCCGAAGCACGGCAAGCCGGCCGGGGCCGCGAACTGGCCGCCCCGCCCCAGCAACCCGGCCGGGAAGGGATCGTTGCCGCCCCGCATGAAGAAGGGGATGGACGCGGACGACCGGCCGTTGTCATCGACCCACGTGAAACTCCCGGGGCACCTGGCGTCCCACATCACGGCCCTCGCCGATTCCATCCCTGACGACCATCTCGCGTTCGATGACGGCCGGGAGGATTCCCCGCACATCACGACGCTATACGGACTGCACACGGACGACCCGGAAGACGTGCGATGGGCCGTAGGGGGAACTTCGAGGCCCGTGAAATACCGGCTCGGGCGAGTTCGGGTGTTTAGCCACCCGGAGCACGACATTCTGTACGCTGAAGTTCACGGTGCCGGGATCAGGCGGTTGAACCGGAAACTACGGAAGTTGCTCCCCCATACGAACACCCGAGCGAAGTACGTCCCGCACGCGACCATCGCCTATGTCCAACCGGGGTTGGGGGCGGAACACGCCCGCCGGATGGGGACGATCAACGAGGAGGCAGTGACCCATCATTTGCACTTCTCGGACGCGGACGGCCAGGAGACGCCCATCTTGCTCTCCGGGGCCGCTCACATGCAAAAGGCTATCGGGGGCATGTCTGCGAACTTGAACGCGGTGGGCGGGACGCTGGTGCCTCCGGCGGCAGGTCCGAAGATGAAGGCGAAGCGGCGAAGGATAAGGCGGGCCGCGTTGAGGTTCGTCAAGGGGTTGTCGGCGGCCGATGTGGTCACGGTGTGA
- a CDS encoding TIGR02996 domain-containing protein: MTERDALLRAVLENPDDDLPRLVMADWLEEHGQESEAVKIRYGVANPHETEGKYLAQAMSFASIRRGFIEQVACPCEVFMAKAGEWFGVQPITRVVLSDKRPHLPHVGRPGETRHLDYSPWKAFYWNSPYHWSERFMDWRGDNSVPHVLPAQLLSRFPPEYVKAVYEQENGQRGMHRRGYEFPAHKTITSLHWDNQISYRLIYSPQSFNLSFDPERYSEICLSAACVSYGRTLAGLSPYTPGV, translated from the coding sequence ATGACCGAGAGGGACGCCCTGCTGCGGGCGGTACTGGAGAACCCAGACGACGACTTGCCGCGTCTGGTGATGGCGGACTGGCTGGAAGAACACGGCCAAGAGAGCGAGGCGGTGAAAATTAGATATGGCGTGGCCAATCCGCATGAAACAGAGGGGAAATATTTGGCCCAAGCCATGTCGTTCGCATCTATTCGTCGCGGCTTCATCGAACAAGTTGCGTGCCCGTGCGAAGTGTTTATGGCCAAGGCGGGGGAGTGGTTCGGAGTGCAGCCAATTACGCGGGTGGTACTAAGCGACAAGCGGCCACATCTTCCGCACGTCGGGAGACCGGGCGAGACAAGGCATCTGGACTACAGCCCCTGGAAAGCTTTCTATTGGAACTCACCCTACCACTGGAGCGAGCGGTTCATGGACTGGCGAGGCGATAATTCGGTCCCCCATGTCCTGCCCGCACAATTGCTTTCTCGGTTCCCTCCGGAATACGTAAAAGCTGTATACGAACAAGAAAACGGCCAGCGGGGTATGCACCGCCGCGGCTACGAATTCCCTGCACACAAAACGATAACGTCGTTGCACTGGGATAACCAAATTTCATACCGACTTATCTACAGTCCACAGAGTTTTAATTTGTCCTTTGACCCCGAGCGATACTCCGAGATTTGCCTGTCCGCTGCCTGCGTCTCCTACGGCCGCACCCTCGCCGGATTGTCCCCGTACACGCCGGGAGTTTAG
- a CDS encoding sigma-70 family RNA polymerase sigma factor — protein MQPTLFDRPLKPKIGPLARLVWDEKRGEWQPVLRESGQRILKEFIDLYPEPILVLSTAYRGTWNQIVARGDDHFEECKLAAYLGATIAATKFDPRRGVKFVTYAAAHIRAKCQRTNMRRAGEPDSLIPVDAVRDLDGGTTAGWDSLGVSSKEDGEREVWRTHLRRDIQQALLAVPIRQRRIFCHWYGLLGYDQLTLRQIGVIEGISRERVRQLCNLATERLRPLLRKLVD, from the coding sequence ATGCAGCCGACACTATTCGACCGCCCGCTCAAGCCCAAAATCGGCCCGCTCGCCCGCCTCGTGTGGGACGAGAAGCGGGGGGAATGGCAGCCCGTACTCCGGGAGTCGGGGCAGCGGATTCTCAAAGAGTTTATCGACCTGTACCCGGAGCCGATCCTCGTACTCTCGACGGCCTACCGGGGGACGTGGAATCAGATCGTTGCCCGTGGAGACGATCACTTTGAGGAGTGTAAACTCGCGGCCTACTTGGGTGCGACGATCGCGGCGACGAAGTTCGACCCGCGGCGCGGGGTCAAGTTTGTGACCTATGCGGCCGCACACATTCGGGCGAAGTGCCAGCGAACGAACATGCGGAGGGCCGGCGAGCCCGACTCCCTCATCCCCGTGGACGCGGTCCGCGACTTGGACGGCGGGACCACGGCCGGCTGGGACTCGCTCGGGGTGTCGTCCAAGGAAGACGGAGAGCGGGAGGTGTGGCGGACCCACCTCCGTCGAGACATCCAGCAGGCCCTGCTGGCAGTCCCGATCCGGCAGCGGCGGATTTTCTGCCACTGGTACGGGCTGCTCGGGTACGACCAATTGACCCTGCGTCAAATCGGGGTGATTGAGGGGATCAGCCGGGAACGGGTCCGGCAACTGTGTAACCTGGCGACGGAGCGGCTGAGGCCGTTATTGCGGAAACTCGTCGACTAA
- the thyX gene encoding FAD-dependent thymidylate synthase — translation MTPSQQSKLFVRFNVEFKSSVDVTLIQSMGSDAMLASAAWVSTSAQQGLRRAVENPDDVRGVINYLIKHRHGTPFEHSAMTFCVKAPIFVWREWHRHRIGFSYNEESARYKQLDPVFYIPARDRPMVKVDGWKPGRPKFLTLDQSMALVTDMEHFGDIAEAAADQKYDEIVSDMKQGYKDEYARYERQLSRQLDPGLARDCLPVGIYSSCWVTCNPRSLMSFLSLRVGSEEATFRSYPLHEIELGALACEEMFKQGWPITHAAFVLNGRVAP, via the coding sequence ATGACCCCGTCCCAACAATCCAAACTGTTCGTGAGGTTTAACGTGGAATTTAAATCATCGGTCGATGTCACCCTGATTCAATCGATGGGCTCTGACGCCATGCTCGCGTCGGCCGCATGGGTGTCCACCAGTGCCCAGCAAGGACTCAGGCGAGCCGTCGAGAACCCGGACGACGTACGCGGGGTGATCAACTACCTGATCAAACACCGGCACGGTACACCGTTCGAGCATTCGGCAATGACCTTCTGCGTGAAGGCCCCGATCTTCGTGTGGAGGGAGTGGCACCGGCACAGGATCGGATTTTCGTACAATGAAGAGAGTGCAAGGTATAAGCAACTCGACCCGGTCTTCTACATTCCAGCGAGAGACAGGCCAATGGTAAAAGTGGATGGCTGGAAACCCGGTCGACCGAAGTTCCTAACCCTGGATCAGTCGATGGCTTTGGTGACCGACATGGAACATTTCGGAGATATTGCTGAAGCGGCGGCCGACCAGAAATACGACGAGATCGTTAGCGATATGAAGCAAGGCTACAAGGACGAATACGCTCGGTATGAGCGTCAATTGTCCAGGCAATTGGACCCCGGCTTGGCCCGTGACTGTCTGCCGGTCGGCATCTACTCATCCTGCTGGGTGACGTGCAACCCGCGGTCGCTGATGTCGTTCCTATCGTTGCGAGTCGGCAGCGAAGAGGCGACGTTCCGCAGTTACCCACTCCACGAGATCGAACTCGGTGCCTTGGCCTGCGAAGAGATGTTCAAGCAGGGCTGGCCGATCACACACGCCGCCTTCGTACTCAACGGGCGGGTTGCGCCGTGA
- the dcd gene encoding dCTP deaminase has product MIAARVKIDPPPTWDKTPGRISWGLSSYGLDVRAGYKFKIFTNAHRGVVDPKSFDAKAFVDVDLTPSGEHRFWQMWIKSPNQSGQGCARCYQTKEKADAVCPVSDRPDHVLIPPNSFALAETVEWIEMPRDVLAICVGRSTYARCGIIINTTPIEPEWRGRVTIEISNTTPLPAKIYAGEGIAQMLFLKGEAECRVSYADKGGKYQGQMGLTLPIVEGVAGAE; this is encoded by the coding sequence ATGATCGCGGCGAGGGTCAAAATCGACCCGCCCCCGACCTGGGACAAGACCCCCGGGCGGATTAGCTGGGGGCTCTCGTCCTATGGATTGGACGTGCGGGCCGGGTACAAGTTCAAGATCTTTACCAACGCCCATCGCGGGGTGGTAGATCCCAAGAGCTTTGATGCGAAGGCGTTCGTGGATGTGGACCTGACGCCGAGCGGCGAACACAGATTCTGGCAGATGTGGATCAAGTCTCCAAACCAAAGCGGTCAGGGGTGCGCGCGGTGTTACCAAACGAAAGAAAAGGCTGACGCGGTCTGCCCTGTCTCGGACAGGCCGGATCACGTCCTCATCCCGCCCAATTCCTTCGCCCTCGCCGAGACCGTCGAGTGGATCGAGATGCCGCGGGACGTGCTCGCCATCTGCGTCGGACGAAGCACGTACGCACGTTGTGGCATCATAATCAATACTACGCCCATTGAACCCGAATGGCGCGGCCGGGTGACGATCGAGATCAGCAACACGACCCCGCTGCCGGCCAAGATCTACGCCGGCGAGGGGATCGCCCAGATGCTGTTCCTCAAGGGCGAGGCGGAGTGCCGGGTGAGTTATGCGGATAAGGGTGGGAAATATCAGGGGCAAATGGGGTTGACGTTACCCATTGTGGAGGGGGTGGCCGGTGCCGAGTAA
- a CDS encoding DUF5131 family protein — MKHGVYRTVRNGQVRIGGKDFRPIAQHMKYDGRGGMEAPGIPVGHGGGGQREGRGGRGAARGGWVVAVVVLGGCRVTHRITVRSQAEADALIPPFLRLEGRREVEVVLGAGGPVSLAAYHLGWWRCEECGQARDPDEESPLWEVVLCRVCPSDRPLKIAGRNLDAVIVRGETGPDAQPCHPTWVRKLRDDCEGAGVGFEMAAWGEWAPYAEVGCGDLTEEEILGDRMAWVTIDGRWSTDCERPESYPIEGTILMTRLGAAVSGRVLDGREYTGEGPK; from the coding sequence ATGAAGCACGGCGTTTACCGGACCGTCCGCAACGGGCAGGTCCGCATCGGCGGCAAGGACTTCCGCCCGATCGCCCAACACATGAAGTACGATGGGCGGGGCGGAATGGAAGCCCCTGGTATCCCTGTGGGGCACGGAGGCGGCGGCCAAAGGGAAGGAAGAGGTGGACGCGGGGCCGCACGTGGTGGGTGGGTCGTTGCCGTGGTTGTTCTGGGAGGCTGTCGCGTGACCCACCGCATCACCGTCCGCAGCCAGGCCGAGGCCGACGCACTGATCCCACCGTTCCTCCGGCTGGAGGGGCGGCGGGAGGTAGAAGTGGTGTTGGGGGCGGGCGGTCCAGTGTCGCTCGCGGCCTACCACCTGGGCTGGTGGCGATGCGAAGAATGCGGTCAAGCTCGTGATCCCGACGAGGAAAGCCCGCTCTGGGAGGTGGTGTTGTGCCGTGTGTGCCCGTCGGACCGGCCTTTGAAGATTGCGGGGCGGAACCTGGACGCGGTGATTGTGCGGGGCGAGACCGGCCCCGACGCACAGCCCTGTCATCCTACGTGGGTGCGGAAGTTGCGCGACGATTGCGAGGGGGCGGGGGTCGGCTTCGAGATGGCCGCGTGGGGCGAATGGGCACCGTATGCCGAAGTCGGCTGCGGCGACCTGACGGAAGAGGAGATTCTGGGCGACCGGATGGCGTGGGTGACGATTGACGGGCGGTGGAGTACGGATTGCGAGCGGCCGGAGAGTTACCCGATCGAAGGGACGATTCTCATGACGCGGTTGGGCGCCGCGGTCTCGGGCCGGGTGTTGGACGGGCGGGAGTACACGGGGGAGGGGCCGAAGTGA